One genomic region from Alosa alosa isolate M-15738 ecotype Scorff River chromosome 12, AALO_Geno_1.1, whole genome shotgun sequence encodes:
- the taf1c gene encoding LOW QUALITY PROTEIN: TATA box-binding protein-associated factor, RNA polymerase I, subunit C (The sequence of the model RefSeq protein was modified relative to this genomic sequence to represent the inferred CDS: deleted 2 bases in 1 codon) produces the protein MDNVNDFPCQLFSCFFNDGPPDAKRGGNVGGWRFYNHVIGREDHRSVQWQAQNEVKGERWLATQPLVLPLLPPNEAHIYSSGLHAKTEPMDFLKHMQNFYQDHSTYAFQSMGHLLLESFYPEKRHRQTYEFLRWRRTVLRDLKYTACPVSTTRMRTQCYDNVFGHDLHDIPPPLLAELLHEELVHQGEQEELQEVATGGALSCFLVRFKPTLKRSVSSIPVIQASKHSKDFHKVELKSSRAESPQLQLRGQPIAFDLTGPIRQVSTGTLQEAVYVGVRSDHFCGAWLVGDSTKPRALEVIQTKEPATCLVVSPHVSKELLVASESGAVYLWTVGKGLTKVREEDSNLYFNAKSAWRWCEFSAHPRVMVYTDRTGADLTDFRTSENQSYTLFRIGKVSEAKRGERVIMSRYLSEVHAYHHLVTTQYSAYIMDERMPSVPMLKWDHFMESPPMFAHVLPGTSPRRNNQLLLGSQKTQELMMLQYSGGREEACAARGPHHKLLSPSETLPHLPVRLPHKNQTAQERLSLPAAGLTAIQSSQHLCVLQLTAAGDVFYQTLGLCSEGPAEDSSRSSERHEAEEGGDRWQPPVSSDCSDEDSEPSQRRSPGGFEVVANVSAEHLSTYELENECGQQLTQSLGSSVQPPVMAASLPSTRLQLNKEVLREWNEWLSGLDSLPAPKSHFSHCTKHTRDMGVYVDLQSDPLKEPRCQSVQQDLRRSMSRGQILVHSSTHLPPLTITPVPGVLEPSEWTDDLSQRLSEAWQGRWRQWWEDKLGLNREQKREALRQKRRQEKAKGRRRVSLARSFTSSVSYQSDSEFSGISSQNLGSDWDEDVTSRPGSSKSGALSPELTITSNLSLGKPLFQSTQSSEPLPVNTPHLSAAAQESPLVESSEFPPLLLSAEPSRPSMLGSAQKRPKRTEQDILQSLFSSQEASQALLEESSLSMMAPSSQLSSFSSSQRPPQIRASLSQASLPKKKKTRMGF, from the exons atGCAGAATTTTTACCAGGATCATTCCACATATGCCTTTCAATCTATGGGCCACCTCCTTTTGGAGTCCTTTTATCCTGAAAAGAGACATAGACAG ACATATGAATTTCTGCGGTGGAGGCGGACCGTTTTGAGAGACCTCAAGTATACTGC ATGCCCTGTGTCAACTACACGGATGAGGACTCAGTGTTATGACAATGTTTTTGGGCATGACCTCCATgacattcctcctcctctcctggctgAGCTGCTTCATGAGGAGTTGGTGCATcagggagagcaggaggagctTCAAGAGGTGGCCACCGGGGGCGCTCTGAGCTGC TTCCTTGTCAGATTCAAACCGACCCTCAAGAGGTCTGTCTCATCTATCCCAGTAATCCAGGCCTCCAAACACTCA AAAGACTTCCACAAGGTGGAGCTGAAGTCAAGCAGGGCTGAATCGCCACAGCTACAGCTAAGAGGTCAGCCCATTGCCTTTGACCTGACTGGCCCCATCAGGCAAGTGAGCACAGGGACCCTGCAGGAAGCTG TTTATGTAGGGGTGCGTTCAGACCACTTCTGTGGTGCTTGGCTAGTAGGTGATTCTACGAAACCACGAGCCCTGGAGGTTATTCAGACGAAGGAGCCAGCTACATGCCTGGTTGTAAG CCCCCATGTATCAAAAGAGCTGCTTGTGGCCAGTGAGAGTGGAGCAGTGTATCTCTGGACTGTGGGAAAAGG ACTGACCAAAGTCAGAGAGGAGGACTCTAATCTCTACTTCAATGCAAAGTCTGCATGGCGGTGGTGTGAGTTCTCTGCTCACCCTAGAGTCATGGTCTACACTGACCGAACGGGAGCTGACCTTACAGACTTCAGG acCAGTGAAAATCAAAGTTACACCTTATTTCGCATTGGCAAGGTCTCTGAGGCCAAGCGAGGGGAGAGAGTAATCATGTCACGGTATCTCAGTGAGGTACATGCCTACCACCATCTTGTTACCACTCAG TATTCAGCTTACATCATGGATGAGCGTATGCCATCTGTGCCCATGCTGAAATGGGACCACTTCATGGAGAGCCCTCCCATGTTCGCTCATGTCTTGCCTGGAACTTCACCTCGGAGGAATAACCAGCTGCTGTTGGGCTCTCAGAAGACCCAGGAGCTAATGATGTTGCAGTACTCAG GTGGCCGTGAAGAAGCCTGTGCAGCCCGAGGTCCCCATCACAAACTACTCAGCCCTAGTGAGACTCTGCCCCACCTGCCTGTCAGATTACCTCACAAAAACCAGACCGCTCAGGAGAGGCTGTCTCTGCCAGCTGCTG GCCTGACGGCCATCCAGAGCAGCCAGCATCTCTGTGTGTTGCAGCTCACTGCAGCCGGAGACGTGTTCTACCAGACCCTCGGGCTGTGCTCGGAAGGCCCTGCAGAGGATTCCTCTCGGTCCTCTGAAAGGCATGAGGCGGAGGAGGGTGGAGACAGATGGCAACCTCCTGTATCTAGTGATTGTTCAGATGAAGATTCCGAACCCAGCCAGAGGAGATCTCCTGGTGGTTTTGAGGTGGTAGCCAATGTCAGCGCAGAGCATCTTTCCACTTATGAGTTGGAGAATGAATGTGGTCAGCAACTTACCCAATCTTTAGGCTCGTCTGTCCAGCCCCCTGTTATGGCCGCCAGTCTCCCAAGCACCCGGTTGCAGCTCAACAAGGAAGTACTTCGCGAGTGGAATGAGTGGCTTTCCGGTCTAGATAGTTTGCCGGCCCCGAAGTCACACTTCTCACATTGTACAAAACACACCAGGGACATGGGCGTCTATGTTGATCTTCAGAGCGACCCACTTAAGGAGCCCAGATGCCAGAGTGTGCAGCAGGACCTGAGGAGGAGCATGAGCAGGGGGCAGATTCTTGTCCACTCATCCACCCACTTGCCTCCACTCACCATCACCCCTGTCCCTGGAGTGCTGGAGCCCTCGGAGTGGACCGACGACCTGAGCCAGAGACTGAGCGAGGCGTGGCAGGGCCGGTGGAGGCAGTGGTGGGAGGACAAGCTGGGCCTGAACCGGGAGCAGAAGCGGGAGGCCCTGCGCCAGAAGCGTCGGCAGGAGAAGGCCAAGGGACGTCGCCGCGTGTCACTCGCCAGGAGTTTCACCTCCTCCGTCAGCTACCAGTCTGACTCGGAATTTTCTGGAATTTCCAGCCAAAACCTGGGCTCGGATTGGGACGAAGACGTAACAAGCCGTCCTGGTTCCAGTAAAAGCGGAGCACTCTCACCAGAGCTCACAATCACCTCAAATCTGAGTTTAGGGAAACCTCTTTTCCAGAGCACACAGTCATCAGAGCCGCTGCCGGTCAACACCCCTCACCTTTCCGCTGCAGCGCAGGAGTCTCCCCTAGTGGAGTCGTCTGAATTCCCTCCGCTCCTCCTGTCCGCTGAACCCAGCCGGCCTTCCATGCTGGGCTCGGCCCAGAAGAGACCCAAACGGACAGAGCAGGATATTTTGCAGTCTCTGTTTAGCTCTCAGGAGGCCAGTCAGGCTCTGCTTGAGGAGAGCTCCCTCTCTATGATGGCCCCGTCCTCCCAGCTTTCCAGCTTCTCCTCCTCCCAACGACCCCCTCAGATCCGGGCGTCCCTCTCACAAGCCTCCCTGCCTAAGAAAAAGAAGACACGCATGGGCTTCTAA